The Phaeobacter sp. A36a-5a genomic interval TGGTCGGAGGCTGATGGCATGGCGCGGCGTTTTGGCGGCAAATACAGTCCCGACGAACAAGAGCGGAAAGCCGCCGATGAACGGGCTTCGGGCGGCGCGGGCTCCAGTTCTGGCAGCTATCGCAATGCCCGCGTCGATCCGGTCGGAGCACGCGCCAATCTGATGGCGCTGCCTGCCGGTCTGGTGGCGCTGATGTCCGTTTTTTCGGGGGCTGCCGGTCTCGCCTTTGGGCTGCTTGCGGCCGCGACGTGGGCCGGATCGGCCTATCTGCTGCGCGACGGGCTGAGGGCCGAGGCCGCTTATGACGATCGCAAGGTCGCCCGTCGCCCTGCCCTGCCCCGCAAGATCCTCGCCGCGCTGCTCTGCGGTGTCGGCGCGCTGTTTGCCGCCTGGCGGCAGGACCCCGGCGCGCTGACGGCGCTGATCTATGCCGCAGCGGCGAGCGGCCTGCATCTGGCGGCCTTTGGGCTTGATCCCCTGCGCGACAAGGGCGCCGAGGGCATCGACGGTTTCCAGCGCGACCGGGTCGCCCGTGTCGTCGAAGAGGCGGAAACCTATCTCTCGGCCATGAAGGATGCTGCTCTGCGCGCCCGTGACCGCGAGGTCGAACAGCGGGTTGAGGCCTTTCAGGAGGTGGCGCGCGATCTCTTCCGCACCGTTGAGGAAGACCCCCGCGACCTGACCGGCGCGCGGCGCTATCTCACCGTCTATCTGATGGGCGCGCGCGACGCCACGATCAAGTTTGCCGATATCTATACGCGCAGTGGCGACCCCCGATCGCGCGAGGATTATCTGGCGCTGCTGCGCGACCTTGAGGAAAACTTTGCCGCCCGCACCCGCAAGATGCTGCTGGAGGACCGCACCGATCTGACCGTTGAAATCGACGTGCTGCGGGACCGTTTGCAGCGCGAGGGCGTTCACCTGGACCCCCGCTGACACAGCCATAAGGAACTTCGACATGTCCAAGACGACCCAGACGAAAGCCGCCCAGGAGGCTCAGCTGATCTCCGAAATCACCGCGATCGCACTGCCGGAACCGACGGCCGAAATCCAGTCGCTGGATCAGGCCGACGCCGCCACCAGTGCAGACATCCAGTCGCGCATGGCGCAGATCGACATGTCCGACAGCAACTCGATCATCAACTTCGGCTCCGGTGCGCAGGCTGAATTGCAACAGATCAGCCAGGCCATGCTGACCGATGTGCGCAACAAGGATGTCGGCCCTGCCGGCGATTCGCTGCGCAATATCGTCACCACGATCCGCGGCTTTTCGGTGTCCGAACTGGATGTGCGCCGCAAGCGCAGTTTCTGGGAGCGGCTGCTGGGTCGCGCTGCGCCCTTTGCGAAGTTCACCGCGCGGTTTGAGGATGTGCAGGGCCAGATCGACCGCATCACCGACAATCTGCTTGGCCATGAACATCAGCTGCTAAAGGACATCAAGTCGCTGGATCTGCTCTATGCCAAGACGCTGAGCTTCTATGACGAACTGGCGCTCTATATTGCAGCAGGTGAGGCCAAGCTGGCCGAACTGGACAGCAAGGAAATCCCGGCGCTGGAGGCGGCAGTGGCCGCCGCACCGGAGGCCGATCAGGTGATGCGCGCGCAGGAGCTGCGTGACATGCGCGCGGCCCGCGACGATCTGGAACGTCGGGTGCATGATCTGAAGCTCACGCGTCAGGTGACGATGCAGTCGCTGCCGTCGATCCGGCTGGTGCAGGAGAATGACAAATCGCTGGTGACCAAGATCAATTCGACGCTGGTCAATACCGTGCCGCTCTGGGAGACCCAGCTGGCACAGGCTGTTACCATCCAGCGCTCCGCCGAGGCGGCGGCGGCGGTGCGCGATGCCAATGACCTCACCAATGAGCTGCTGACCTCCAACGCGGCCAATCTGCGCGAAAGCAACAAGATTATCCGACAGGAGATGGAGCGCGGTGTCTTTGATATCGAAGCGGTGAAACAGGCAAATGCGGATCTGATCGGCACCATTCAGGAAAGCCTTCAGATCGCCGATGAGGGCAAGGCCAAGCGCGCCGCCGCCGAGGCGGAGCTTAAGAAGATGGAAGCGGAGCTGCGTGACACGCTGGCCTCGGCAAAGGCGCGGCGCGACGGGGTCGGCGATACCGCCGCCACGGCGGTTCCCGGCACCGCATGACCGCAGCCGCGCCGATATCGCAACGCGCCCGAAGGCGACGGCTGGTGCCGGTGCTTGTCGGCGCGCTGGCCGGGACTGCGTTCCTGATGGGATGCGATCCCCTCGCTCAGCGCACCTCGCTGGTGCCGCCGACACGCCCGGCCAATCTCGCCCCGCAGCCCAAGCCGCCCTCCGCCGAGAGCCAGCGGCTGGCCCGCTACTATGGCGCCCTCCAGCAGGACCTGCTGACACGCGGGCTGCTGCGGACCGATGGGGGCGGGCCGGAGACGCCCTATGACGCCGATGATCTGCGCCGGAATTTTGAGCAGATCGCCTTTTACGACGAATATGGCAGCAGCAATCTGCGCACCTCCGGCGCGCTTGGGCGCTGGGACGGGCCGGTGCGTCTGCGGGCCGATTTTGGCCCCTCGGTCAGCGCTGAACAGCAGCAGAAGGATCGCGCCACCCTTGATGCCTATGCCGCCCGGCTGGCCCGGATCACCGGCCATCCGATCAGCACCACCACCAGCCGCGCGCGCGCCAATTTCAACGTGATCTTTGCAGGCGCCGACGACAGCGCCTATGTCGCCGGCCGCGTGCGGGAGATCCTGCCGTCGATCAGCGACGCCGACCTAGAGGTTTTTGCCAACCCGCCGCAGAGCTACTATTGTCTGGTGCGCGCCGGGGGGCTGCAGGCGGATCCATCGTCCTATATGCGCGGGGTCGCGCTTATCCGCGCCGAGCACCCGGATCTGGCGCGGCGCAGCTGTATCCACGAGGAAGTTGCCCAGGGCCTTGGCCTGCGCAACGACAGCCCGCAGGCGCGCCCCTCGATCTTCAACGATGACGACGAATTTGCGCTGCTGACCAGCCAGGATGAGAA includes:
- a CDS encoding 5-bromo-4-chloroindolyl phosphate hydrolysis family protein, producing the protein MARRFGGKYSPDEQERKAADERASGGAGSSSGSYRNARVDPVGARANLMALPAGLVALMSVFSGAAGLAFGLLAAATWAGSAYLLRDGLRAEAAYDDRKVARRPALPRKILAALLCGVGALFAAWRQDPGALTALIYAAAASGLHLAAFGLDPLRDKGAEGIDGFQRDRVARVVEEAETYLSAMKDAALRARDREVEQRVEAFQEVARDLFRTVEEDPRDLTGARRYLTVYLMGARDATIKFADIYTRSGDPRSREDYLALLRDLEENFAARTRKMLLEDRTDLTVEIDVLRDRLQREGVHLDPR
- a CDS encoding DUF2927 domain-containing protein, whose protein sequence is MGCDPLAQRTSLVPPTRPANLAPQPKPPSAESQRLARYYGALQQDLLTRGLLRTDGGGPETPYDADDLRRNFEQIAFYDEYGSSNLRTSGALGRWDGPVRLRADFGPSVSAEQQQKDRATLDAYAARLARITGHPISTTTSRARANFNVIFAGADDSAYVAGRVREILPSISDADLEVFANPPQSYYCLVRAGGLQADPSSYMRGVALIRAEHPDLARRSCIHEEVAQGLGLRNDSPQARPSIFNDDDEFALLTSQDEKLLKILYDPRLRTGMSADEARPIVQAIAYDIMGEPQ
- a CDS encoding toxic anion resistance protein; translation: MSKTTQTKAAQEAQLISEITAIALPEPTAEIQSLDQADAATSADIQSRMAQIDMSDSNSIINFGSGAQAELQQISQAMLTDVRNKDVGPAGDSLRNIVTTIRGFSVSELDVRRKRSFWERLLGRAAPFAKFTARFEDVQGQIDRITDNLLGHEHQLLKDIKSLDLLYAKTLSFYDELALYIAAGEAKLAELDSKEIPALEAAVAAAPEADQVMRAQELRDMRAARDDLERRVHDLKLTRQVTMQSLPSIRLVQENDKSLVTKINSTLVNTVPLWETQLAQAVTIQRSAEAAAAVRDANDLTNELLTSNAANLRESNKIIRQEMERGVFDIEAVKQANADLIGTIQESLQIADEGKAKRAAAEAELKKMEAELRDTLASAKARRDGVGDTAATAVPGTA